In Methanofervidicoccus sp. A16, the sequence ATCTCTGTCTTATTCTAGATTCATGAAGTGTCTTTCCAACAACCTCTGATTCAGGGTGAATAGTAAACCTCCCAATCTCCATATCATGGGTTTCATCCATCAGGGTAGATACAAAATCCAATATTTCAGGTCTCAGGGCCATTTCAGCTATTCTCATCCCTCCTATTTTATATGGAGATACTACCCTATCTGCACCAGCCTTTAGGAGTTTATCTGTTGTAGTTTCTGCCTCGGCTTTGGCAATAATGTATAATTTAGGGTTTAATCCTCTTGCAGAGATGGTTATAAATAGATTCTCGGCATCAGAATTGACAGTTGCGATCAATCCCTTAGCTCTCTTTACTCCAGCCTTTATTAAAACCTCATCTAAGGTAGCATCTCCTACAACATACAGTAGATTTTTGTAGTTCTCTGCCTCCTCCATCACTTTCTTTTCATCTATATCAACTACTACGTAAGGTACACCTGCATTATCAAACTTCTTTGTTACTACCTTCCCGATCTTCCCAAATCCACAAATAATATAGTGGTTTTTAATATTCTTCAATTTACTTTCCATTTTTTTCAACCTTAATATCTTTTTTAACTCCCCCTCTATGATAAACCCTGCAATGGAGGCAAAGGTATAGGCCATTGCTCCAACACCACAAACTATATACAACAGTGTAAATACTTTACCCCAGAAGGTAGTAGGTGTTATATCACCATATCCAACAGTAGACAAGGTAATTATAGTAACGTAGAGGGCTGTAAAGAAATCCCATCCCTCCAAGTACATAAGACCTAAAGTTGCTGAGAGAATGATGGTTAACAGTACTGAAATACCCAACTTTATTCTATTCAATGCTTCCATTACTCTCCTCCTTTTTTCAAGGTATAATACTTATATATGTAATCTACAACTAAAATAAGAGTTATAATTATATTTATATTAGTCGTTAACAAACACTAGAACGATATAAGGGATAAGTGTGTATCATTATATCATTGTAGGTTCTGGCGTAGGGGGGAGTACCCTATTTAAGGAGTTAAATAGAAAATACCCCAATAAAAGGATACTACTGTTAGAGATGGGAGATAGGGGGATAAAGTATAATACACTCAGAGGGGAGGTTCAGATAATATATATAACCTCCCTTGGTGGCTCAGGGTTAGGGGCTGTTGGAAACGCCATTAGAATAGATCTAAGGAAGATAGGTATAAAAAATAGTGAAATATACCAAGAGATTGAAAGGGAGTTAAATGTTAGAGAGGTGCCAGATAGTCATATTAACGAGAGGAGCAGGTATTTATTTAATTATGGATTTAAGAGAACTCCAAAGTTTATAGATTTTGATAAATGTACCTCCTGTGGAATGTGTGCAAGGAAGTTATGCCCTTATAAATGGACTCCTCTAAGGTTTTTAAATACTTCAAATCCATATAGTAAGATACTCTCCAACTTCTACGTCTCCTCCATTGGTAAGGAGGGAGATATTTTTAAAGTTGAGGGGTATCATCTAATAACTGGAAAAAGGATGGTATTTGAAGGGGAGAGGGTTATAGTATGTGGTGGAGGTATTAACTCCCCAAGGATACTCTCCAGTATCTTAAATAATGAACACTTGGGAAAAAACCTATTTGTGGATATATTCGTCACAGTTGGAGGAGTACTA encodes:
- a CDS encoding TrkA family potassium uptake protein; protein product: MEALNRIKLGISVLLTIILSATLGLMYLEGWDFFTALYVTIITLSTVGYGDITPTTFWGKVFTLLYIVCGVGAMAYTFASIAGFIIEGELKKILRLKKMESKLKNIKNHYIICGFGKIGKVVTKKFDNAGVPYVVVDIDEKKVMEEAENYKNLLYVVGDATLDEVLIKAGVKRAKGLIATVNSDAENLFITISARGLNPKLYIIAKAEAETTTDKLLKAGADRVVSPYKIGGMRIAEMALRPEILDFVSTLMDETHDMEIGRFTIHPESEVVGKTLHESRIRQRCGATILAIIKDEDNVIINPGPDVVLEAYNIVYAFGTKEHLQKLKEILGRPER
- a CDS encoding GMC oxidoreductase, with the protein product MYHYIIVGSGVGGSTLFKELNRKYPNKRILLLEMGDRGIKYNTLRGEVQIIYITSLGGSGLGAVGNAIRIDLRKIGIKNSEIYQEIERELNVREVPDSHINERSRYLFNYGFKRTPKFIDFDKCTSCGMCARKLCPYKWTPLRFLNTSNPYSKILSNFYVSSIGKEGDIFKVEGYHLITGKRMVFEGERVIVCGGGINSPRILSSILNNEHLGKNLFVDIFVTVGGVLNNCNLDRSVPMALYKRYDGFLLSPHYSIYLYRSVKRERRDVSSRDIYGIMVKIGDEGSGFVERDKVYKSVTKRDEKLLSRGIKKASGILQDMGVEKIYRTILRGSHPGGTCAMGRVVDKNFETEIEDLYVCDASVFPESPGLPPILGIIAMGKRLGDIL